In a genomic window of Hyphomonas sp.:
- a CDS encoding DUF805 domain-containing protein encodes MKHVLLSSKGRIGPRVFLRGLIVLTAVFILVQMAGNFVSPLFGLLAYPMVYAYACLFSKRLHDAGHSGWLFLLFLLGYFVANMIITGLFLPILSPVAFEAYSVFGQDLAGLMEAMRTQSEEFEHLTALPTQSSLLLTTLTSFLLTSALLGFIASRLSSDPGPNRYGPPPASSASQS; translated from the coding sequence ATGAAACATGTCCTTCTGTCGTCAAAAGGCCGGATCGGCCCGCGCGTTTTCCTGCGCGGCCTGATTGTGCTGACGGCGGTCTTCATCCTCGTTCAGATGGCGGGGAATTTCGTCTCGCCGCTGTTCGGCCTGCTCGCCTATCCGATGGTCTATGCCTATGCCTGCCTGTTTTCCAAACGGCTGCACGATGCCGGGCATTCCGGCTGGCTGTTTCTCCTGTTCCTGCTTGGCTATTTCGTCGCCAACATGATCATCACCGGCCTGTTCCTGCCGATCCTGTCCCCGGTGGCGTTCGAGGCCTATTCGGTGTTCGGGCAGGACCTGGCCGGCCTGATGGAAGCCATGCGCACGCAATCGGAAGAGTTCGAGCATCTGACCGCTCTGCCCACCCAGTCCAGCCTGCTGCTCACCACGCTGACCAGCTTCCTGCTGACTTCGGCGTTGCTGGGCTTCATCGCCTCCAGGCTGTCGTCCGATCCGGGACCGAACCGATACGGCCCGCCGCCCGCATCTTCCGCTTCCCAATCCTGA
- a CDS encoding DUF805 domain-containing protein, translating into MVSFPDAVKMFFTRYVDFQGRSRRSEYWWVVLFNLIVSLVLVGLAFALGGNFESGELSPIAMILFAVFGLYMLAIILPSIALFVRRLHDINQTGWIYLGLVVASLIPFIGFIASIAMIVIACIPGTVGPNKYGPDPKGGVAADTFA; encoded by the coding sequence ATGGTCAGTTTTCCAGACGCAGTAAAAATGTTCTTCACGCGCTATGTGGATTTCCAGGGCCGGTCACGGCGCTCGGAATACTGGTGGGTGGTTCTGTTCAACCTGATCGTCTCACTCGTTCTGGTGGGACTTGCATTTGCCCTTGGCGGCAATTTTGAAAGCGGCGAGCTGAGCCCGATCGCAATGATCCTGTTTGCGGTGTTCGGCTTGTACATGCTCGCGATCATCCTTCCCAGCATCGCGCTCTTCGTGCGTCGCCTGCACGATATTAACCAGACCGGCTGGATCTATCTCGGCCTCGTTGTGGCCAGCCTGATTCCGTTCATCGGCTTCATCGCTTCGATTGCGATGATTGTGATCGCCTGCATTCCGGGCACAGTCGGACCGAACAAGTACGGTCCTGACCCGAAAGGCGGCGTTGCGGCGGATACCTTCGCCTAA